A window of Mycolicibacterium madagascariense genomic DNA:
CATCGTCGACGAGCTCGCCGACCTCATGATGACGGCGCCTCGCGACGTCGAGGACGCGATCGTGCGCATCACCCAGAAGGCGCGGGCGGCGGGCATCCACCTGGTGCTGGCGACGCAGCGGCCGTCGGTCGACGTCGTCACCGGGCTCATCAAGACCAACGTGCCGTCGCGGCTGGCGTTCGCCACCTCGTCGCTGACCGACAGCCGCGTCATCCTCGATCAGCCGGGTGCGGAGAAGCTGATCGGCATGGGCGACGGCTTGTTCCTGCCGATGGGCGCGAACAAGCCGATCCGCCTGCAGGGCGCCTACATCTCCGACGAGGAGATCCAGGCCGTCGTCGAGGCGACCAAGGAACAGGCCGAGCCCGAGTACTTCGAGGGCGTCACGGTGGCCAAGCCGTCGGGTGACCGTTCCGACGTCGACCCCGACATCGGCGACGACATGGACGTGTTCCTGCAGGCCGTCGAACTCGTGGTGTCCTCGCAGTTCGGCTCGACGTCGATGCTGCAGCGCAAGCTGCGGGTCGGCTTCGCCAAGGCCGGCCGTCTGATGGACCTCATGGAGACCCGCAGCATCGTCGGGCCGTCGGAGGGCTCCAAGGCCCGCGAGGTTCTGGTCAAACCCGACGAGCTGGCCGGGACGCTGGCACTCATCCGCGGTGGCGCCGACGCCAACGGAGCCGACGCCGACGACGAATGAGTCGTCGAGATAGCGCTGACAGTCGGAATGTGCGCGACGGACGACTGACACCGCTATCTCGACGCCCGGGCCCTCCTACAGCGTCAGCAGCATCCGGGTGTTGCCCAGGATGTTGGGCTTGACGTAGGACAGGTCGAGGAATTCGGCTACGCCGATGTCGTAGGACCGGCACATCTCGTCGTACACCTCGGCCGTGACCGGGGTGCCCTCGATCTCCTGAAATCCATGACGGCCGAAGAACTCGGTCTCGAAGGTCAGGACGAAGATGCGCTTGAGGTGCAGCTCGCGAGCCACGTCCAGCAACTTCGTCACGACGGCGTGCCCGACGCCGCGGCCACGCATCCGCGGGTGGGCCGCCACCGTGCGGACTTCGCCGAGGTCCGACCACAGCACGTGCAGGGCTCCGCACCCGACCAGCTCGCCGTCGACCTCGGCAACCCAGAACTCCTGCACCGCCTCGTACAGCGTGACGAGGTTCTTCTCCAGCAGGATCTTGCCCGCATAGACGTCGACCAACGCCTTGATTCCGGGCACGTCCGAGGTGCGTGCGCGACGGACCACCAGATCATCGGTGTGGGGGGCTCCAGTCACAGCAGTGAGGGTATCGGTTAGCTCAACCGATATTCTGATGCCGTGCCGACCCCGTCTGACGTCGATCCGCTGGTGCCACGCGCGGGTATCGCGAACGTCGCCAACGTGCTGACCGGCATCCGCATCGTCCTCGTGCCCGTGTTCCTGGCGGCGCTGTTCGTCGGCGATGGACACCAATCCTCCTGGCGGATAGTCGCTTTCATCGTCTTCGCGACCGCGGTCATCACCGACCGGTTCGACGGCGCGGTGGCGCGCAGCTACGACATGGTCACCGAATTCGGCAAGCTCGCCGACCCCATCGCGGACAAGGCGCTCATCGGCGCCGCGCTGATCGGCCTGTCGCTGCTCGGCGACCTGCCCTGGTGGGTGACCGCGGTGATCCTGGTCCGCGAGATCGGCGTGACGGTTCTGCGCTTTGCGGTCATCCGCGGCGGGGTCATCCCGGCCAGCCGCGGGGGCAAACTCAAGACGCTGGTGCAGGCGGTGGCGATCGGTCTGTTCGTCCTGCCTCTGCAGGGGCAGTGGATGACCGGGGCGTGGGCGTTCATGTGGGCGGCGATCGTCCTGACCGTGGTGACGGGCGTCGACTACGTCGTCGCGGCGGTCCGCGGCACCCGTCCGTAACGCCTCGTGGCGTGTGGGAACCAATCCGGCGGGTATGGGCGTTCTGCTTCATAGTGAATTCCATGAGATCGATGACCACGTCTTTCGTTGTGAGGAGACCGCGATGACGACACTGCTTCGCGAAGTGATTGGCGACGTGCTGCGTCAGGCGCGGCAATCGCAGGGCCGCACGCTGCGAGAGGTGTCCGACGGCGCGCGGGTGAGCCTCGGCTACCTCTCGGAGGTGGAGCGCGGCCGCAAGGAAGCCTCCAGCGAGCTGCTGAGCGCCATCTGCGGCGCCCTGGAGGTGCCGCTGTCGCGGGTCCTCTCCGACGCCGGCGAAAGCATGGAGCGCCTCGAGCAGGCCGCGCCGCGGCCGGTCGGGCCCGCCAGCACGTCGAACATCGATCTCTCCACCCGGGTCGTCATCCCGCACACCGTCTCCATGGCCGTGGCCTGACGATTCGTCGGTGCGCGGGGGTGTGGCATTCCGCACGCAACCGATAGGTTGGCGGAAGGCGACGCACACCTGGCTGACAGCCCTGTTACCCAACACGAAGGCGGAAAGAACCGATGGCCAATCCGTTCACCAAGGGGTGGAAATACCTCATGGCGCTGTTCAGCTCGAAGGTCGATCAGTACGCCGACCCCAAGGTCCAGATTCAGCAGGCGATCGAAGAGGCCCAGCGTCAGCACCAGGGGCTGACCCAGCAGGCCGCGTCGGTGATCGGCAATCAGCGTCAGCTGGAGATGCGGCTGAACCGGCAGCTGGCGGACATCGAGAAGCTGCAGGTCAACGTGCGCCAAGCGCTCACGCTGGCCGACCAGGCCACCGCGTCGGGGGACGCGGCCAAGGCCACCGAGTACACCAACGCCGCCGAGGCGTTCGCGGCCCAGCTCGTCACGGCCGAGCAGAGCGTCGAGGATCTCAAGACCCTGCACGACCAGGCGCTGCAGGCGGCCGGGCAGGCGAAGAAGGCCGTCGAGCAGAACTCGATGGTGCTGCAGCAGAAGATCGCCGAACGCAGCAAGCTGCTCAGCCAGCTCGAACAGGCCAAGATGCAGGAGCAGGTCAGCGCGTCGCTGCAGTCGATGAGCCAGATTGCCGCCCCGGGCAACACGCCCAGCCTCGACGAGGTCAGGGACAAGATCGAGCGTCGCTACGCCAACGCGATGGGCTCCGCCGAGCTCGCCCAGAACTCGGTCCAGGGACGCATGATGGAGATCCAGCAGGCCAGCGTGCAGATGGCCGGGCACTCGCGCCTGGAGCAGATCCGGGCGTCGATGAACGGTGAGGCCCTGCCGTCGGGCGGGTCGGCTGCCACACCGGCCACCCCGGCGGTCAACCCTCCGGCGGCGAGCCCGGAAAACCCACTCGCACAATAGCTTTCGACGTCAGGGAGGGCCATGGCAGCGACGGGACGCCAGGAGGCGTGGCGCACGCTGGTGCAGCGTGGCGTCGACACCGCGGCCGAGTTCTCCGACGTGCTAGCCCAGCGTCTGGGCGCCGCGGCGGATCCGCGGGCGAAGCTCCTGCGCAAACGTCGGTGGGCGTTGCGGGCGGCGCTGTTCTTCACGTTCTCCACCGGGTTGTGGATCGCGATCACCGCGGTCCTGGCCTCCTGGGCCGTCATCCCCGCGTGGGTGCTGCCGATACCCGCATCGATCGCCGTCGGCGCGGCGTTCCTGGCGACGCTGGCCGTCCTTCGCTACCGCTGGCTCAAGCGAGAGCCGCTACCCGCCGAACGCGGATCGCGGCGCCTGCCGCCCTGGGGCTCGGCGGCGCGCCCACCGATGGCGGCGCTGGCGTCCGCCGAACGTGGGCTGTTCTCGCTGCTCGGCGTCATGGAGCGCGGTCGGATGCTGCCTGCCGAGGAGCTGCGTGACGTCGTCGACGCGGCGCAGCGCACCGCTGCGACCCTGAAGGCGACCGCCCACGAGGTCGTCTCCCTCGAGCGGGCCGCCACCGCGGCCCCGCAGTCGCGGGTGCACCTCGCGCCGACGATCACGGCATTCGTCGGCCAGCTCGACGCCGGAGTGCGCCAGTACGACGAGATGGTCCAGGCCGCAGCACAATTGGTGTCAGCCGCCAACTCCGGCTCGATGTCGAGTTCACCCATGTCCACGCAGCGCTACCGGCACGAGCTGGGCACCGCGACGGACCGCCTGGTGGGCTGGGCGCAGGCGTTCGACGAGCTCGGCCACGTGCGCGGCGCCTGACCGTCAGACGTCGTGGCTGCTCGGCGGCCCCGAGCGCGGCCCGTACTTCTCGATGTAGGCGTCGTGGACGTGGGCGTTGCGCCGCCGCGCCTCGTAATCGACGAGGCTCGGGTCCAGACCGTGTTTGCGCAGCATGTGCCGCCGCCACACCTTGTTCAGCGCGTGGGAGAAGAACACGAACGGGATGAGGATCGGGAGCGTCGTCGACAGGTGCAGGTACAGCGACATCGGAATGATCCAGAACGGCAACATGATCAGCACCGCGGGGATGAAGACGCGCACCATCATGCGGACGGTGGCGCCCGGTCCGGCCAGATCGTCGGCGACCCACTGGCGCATCGACGACGGCAACCGTTTGCCGTAGCAGTAGCCGACGTACTGCAGCAGGTTGGGCCTGGTGCGGGTCGAGCCGTCGGTCACAGCGTCGGGCGCAAGGACGGGACCGCGACTCCCGCCAATCCGCGGACCGTGGCCTTGAGCATGTCGAGGAAGTCGAAGTAGTCGCGCCACAGCGTGATTCGCCCGTCGTGCACCTCGAACACGCCGCACACCCAGAACTGCAGGCGCAGGGCCTTGAAGACCAGCACGTCGGTCCGCTCGGTCAGCACCGCGGTGCCCTCGGAGGCGATGCGGTGGAACTTGACCTCGAACCCGGCTTTGCCCTCGCCGCTGCGCAGCAGCTTCATGATGCGCTGGCGCCCGGTGATGGTGGGCAGCCCGACGTTCTGCCACCTGGCGTCGTCGGCGAGCAGGGCGTCCGCGGCAGCGAAGTCCTCGTTCTGCACGGCGAACAGGAATCGCTCGACGATGGCCTTGTTGTCGAGCGCGGGGACGACGGAGGCGTTGTCAGTCATGGCCCCACAGTAGTTGTCCGAGGCCGGTTGCTCGACGTCCGTTGCGCGATCCGGCGCCCGGTCCCACCCCGGGATCGCTGTGGCAGGGTGGGGCGATGCGCGTGGCGGTGGTGGCTGGCCCCGATCCCGGACACGCGTTCCCCGCGATCGCGCTGTGCCTGAAGTTCCTGGCCGCGGGGGATGCGCCGACGCTGCTGACCGGTGCGCAATGGTTGGCGACGGCCAGGGCGGCCGGGATCGACGCGAGCGAGCTCGCCGGTCTGGATCCCGTCGACGGCGACGACGACGCGGACGCCGGGGCCAAGATGCACCGGCGGGCCGCCCGCATGGCCGCGTCCAACGTCGCTCAGCTGGGGGAGCTGGCGCCCGACCTGGTGGTGTCCGACGTGATCACCGCCGCGGGCGGGCTGGCCGCCGAACTGTTGGGGCTGCCCTGGGTCGAGCTGGACCCGCACCCGCTCTACGACCCGTCCAGCGGTCTGCCGCCGGTCGGATCGGGGCTGGCGCCCGGCGTCGGGGTGCGCGGGCGGGCGCGCGACACCCTGTTGCGGGCGCTGACGGCGCGCTCGGTGCGGAAGGGGTTGCGGCAGCGGGCGCAGGCCCGCGTCGGGATCGGTCTGCCGCGCTCGGGCCCCGGTCCGCGGCGTCGCCTGATCGCCACGCTGCCCGCGCTGGAGGTCGCGCGCCCCGACTGGCCGGCGGGCGCGGTGATCGTCGGCCCGCTGCACTTCGAGCCGACGGCGACCGTGCTCGACGTCCCCGAGGGCGCCGGGCCGGTCGTGGTCGTCGCGCCGTCGACGGCGGTCACCGGCGCCACCGGCCTCGCCGAGGTGGCGCTCGAGTCGCTCGTCCCGGGTCGCACGCTGCCCGCGGGCGCGCGGGTGGTGGTCTCGCGGTTGGACGGGTCGTCCGCGCCGGTGCCGCCGTGGGCCGTCGTCGGCCTGGGGCGCCAGGACCACCTGCTCGCCCACGCCGACCTGGTGATCTGCGGTGGGGGCCACGGGATGGTGGCCAAGACGTTGCTCGCCGGCGTGCCGATGGTGATCGTGCCGGGCGGGGGAGACCAGTGGGAGATCGCCAATCGCGTTGTGCGACAAGGCAGTGCGCGCCTGATCAGACCGCTCACGCCCGACGCGCTGACGACCGCGGTGGCCGACGTGCTGGCCTCGCCCGAGTACCGCGACGCAGCGCGGCGCGCCCGCGACGGCATCGAGTCCGTCGTTGATCCGGTACGGGTGTGCCACGACGCCGTGGCGTCGCCTCGGTAGGTTGGTGGCGTGCGGCTGACGGAATTCCACGAACTCGTCGCGGGACAGTTCGGTGAGATGCGGGGAGCGTCCCTGCTCGTCGATCACGTGCTCACCAGCCTCGGCGGTCGCACCGGGGCCCAGGCCATCGAGGCGGGGGTCGACCCACGCGAGGTGTGGCGCGCCCTGTGCGCCGACTTCGACGTGCCGCGCGATCAGTGGTGAGAGTCCCCTGCTGAGAATCCCCCGGCGTGTCCGCTTGTATCGAACACGTGTTCGTCTACTGTGGGTGGTGTTCGACGGGAAACCACCGGTCAGGCCGACTTGTCGGTACCGACCTCTACCGTCACCGGCAACTGATCGAACACCTCGATCAACGGACACCCCACGAGGACGGAGACCACCATGGCGCAAGCCCCAGATCGCGAGAAGGCCCTCGAGCTAGCCCTCGCTCAGATCGAGAAGAGTCACGGCAAGGGTTCGGTGATGCGGCTCGGCGAAGACGTGCGCCAGCCGATCTCGGTGATTCCCACCGGGTCCATCGCCCTGGACGTGGCGCTCGGCATCGGCGGACTGCCGCGGGGCCGGGTCATCGAGATCTACGGACCGGAGTCCTCGGGCAAGACCACCGTCGCGCTGCACGCGGTGGCCAATGCGCAGGCCGCGGGCGGCATCGCGGCCTTCATCGACGCCGAGCACGCGCTCGACCCCGACTACGCCAAGAAGCTCGGGGTGGACACCGATTCACTGCTGGTGTCCCAGCCGGACACCGGTGAGCAGGCACTCGAGATCGCCGACATGCTGATTCGGTCCGGCGCGCTGGACATCCTGGTCATCGACTCGGTGGCCGCGCTGGTGCCCCGCGCCGAGATCGAGGGCGAGATGGGTGACAGCCACGTCGGTCTGCAGGCTCGTCTGATGAGCCAGGCGCTGCGCAAGATCACCGGCGCTCTGAGCAACTCGAACACCACCGCGATCTTCATCAACCAGCTGCGCGAGAAGATCGGCGTCATGTTCGGCTCGCCCGAAACCACCACGGGCGGTAAGGCATTGAAGTTCTACGCATCGGTTCGCCTCGACGTGCGACGCATCGAGACGCTGAAGGACGGTACCGACGCCGTCGGCAACCGGACCCGGTGCAAGATCGTCAAGAACAAGATGGCCCCGCCGTTCAAGCAGGCCGAGTTCGACATCCTCTACGGCAAGGGCATCTCGAAGGAGGGCTCGCTCATCGACATGGGTGTCGAGCACGGCTTCGTCCGCAAGTCCGGCTCGTGGTTCACCTACGAGGGCGAACAACTGGGCCAGGGCAAGGAGAACGCGCGCAACTTCCTGCTCGAGAACCCCGAAGTGGCCGCCGAGATCGAGAAGAAGATCAAGGAAAAGCTCGGAATCGGTGCGGTGTTGACCGATGACTCCAATGACAAAGCCCTGCCAGCCCCCGTCGACTTCTGAGTCGCGCGACGAGCAGGCGCAGGATCCCCGCGTTCGTGAAGAACGCGCCCGGGATCTGTGTCTGCGCCTGCTCACCGCGCGCGCTCGCACCAGGGCTCAGCTCGCCGCTCAGCTGACCAAGCGGGGTTACCCCGACGACGTCAGCGCGCGCGTGCTGGACCGGCTCACCGACGTCGGTCTGGTCGACGATCAGGACTTCGCCGAACAGTGGGTGCGCTCCCGACACGTCACCGCGGGAAAGGGCAAGCGCGCGTTGGCAGCTGAGCTGCGCACCAAGGGTGTCGACGACGAGGTGATCGCCGAGGCCTTGGCCGATGTCGACGCCGACGCCGAGCGGGTCCGCGCCGAGCAACTCGTCGCCGACAAGCTGCGCCGGGAGCGTCTCGACGATCCCACCGACGACGTGAAGGTCACGCGGCGTCTGGTGGGCATGCTGGCCCGGCGCGGCTACTCGCAGTCGATGGCGTTCGACGTCGTCAAGGTGGCCATGGCCGGGGAGCGCGAACGTCGACGGGTCTAGTTCCTAGATCGTGCCGCCGGCCCCTGCGCCGAACGCACCCTGCGTCACGGGTGCGGGGTGCAGGGGATCGGGCCCACGCCGAGAACGTCGCAACCGACCCTCCAGCCAGGTGGCGAAGCTGCCGAGCGCGAAGTTCACGCAGATCATCAGCACGGCAATCACGATGAGTGCGGGGACGTAGTTGCCGTACGCCGACCCGACCTGCGTGCCCTGGCGCACCATCTCCACGAAGGTGATCTGGTATCCGATCGCCGTGTCCTTGAGCACCACGACCATCTGCGATACCAGCACGGGCAGCATCGACGTGACGGCTTGGGGCAGCAGGATCGCCCGCATGGACTGGCCCCACCGCAGCCCCAGCGCCTCGGCCGCCTCGGCCTGTCCGCGGGGCAGGGCGTGCACCCCGGCGCGGACGATCTCGGCGATCACGGCGCCGTTGTAGAGCGTCAGGCCCGTGATGACACCGGCCAGCGCAAGGTGTTTGGAGGGGAACAGGTCGAACGTCGCATAGAAGAAGTACGCGAAGATCATCATGACGAGCACCGGTACGGCGCGGAAGAACTCGACCACCACCGCGCACGGCCACCGCACGGCGGCCCGCTCGGACAACCGACCGACGCCGAGCAGGAACCCGAGAGCCAGCGCCAACACGATCGACACCGCCGCCGCCGTCAACGTGCCCTGCACACCCGGCAACACGTAGGTCTTCCAGAGGTTGGCGGTCAGGAACGGTTCCCACTTGGCGGCCGTCAACTGCCCCTTGGTCTGCAGCCGGGAGTACACCACCCACGCCACCGCGACCACCACGACCACCGTGATCGCGGTGATGACGCGGTTGCGCGCCCGAGCGCGCGGGCCGGGAGAGTCGAAGAGGACCGAGGCATGAGCGCTCATGACCGACCCACCGAGAGACGTCGTCCCAACCACCCGAAGACCAACCCCAGGGGCAACGTCAGAATGACGAAGCCCAGCGCGAAGATCGCTCCGACGGTGGCCAACGCGGCCGTGTTCTCGATCATCTCCTTCATCAACAGCGCCGCCTCAGCAACCCCGATGGCCGAGGCGATCGTCGTGTTCTTCGTCAAGGCGATCAGCACCGAACCCAGCGGTATTACTACCGCACGAAAAGCCTGCGGCAGCAACACGATTCGCAGGTTCTGCGCGAACGTCAGTCCCAGTGATCGGGCGGCCTCGGCCTGTCCGAGGGGCACGGTGTTGACGCCCGCCCGGACCGTCTCGCACACGAACGCGGCGGTGTACACCGTCAGTCCCAGGACGGCCAAGCGGAAGTTGCCGTCCTCGATCGACGTCCGCGACTGCGGGTCGACGAGCGTGATCCCCAGCGTCTGGGCCAGACCGAACGAGCAGAACAGGATGATCAGGGTGAGCGGGGTGTTGCGCACGACGTTGACGTAGGCGCTGCCCAGCCAGGTGAGCATCGGCACCGGCGCCAGGCGCATCGCGGCCAGCGCCGTGCCGAGGAGCAGCGCCCCGATGGCCGAGAAGACCGTCAGCTGGATGGTCGTCCAGAAGGCCTCGACGATGCGCCCCTGGTATTCCGTGAAGATCTCCACGTCAGTCGCCGCGTGCGCGCGTCGCTAGGTGGCGAGGGCCGGCGGCGCCGGCGTCGGGATGCCCGCCGGGCCGAGGTTCTTGTCGAACGCGGCCTGCCATGATCCGTCGGACTCCATCTTGGTGAGCGCGGCGCTGATCTTCTTCTGGAGGTCGGTGTCGTCCTTCTTCAGGCCGATGCCGTAGTTCTCCTGGGAGAACGGCTGTCCGACGAGCTTGAACGTCCCCGGGCTCTGCGCGGCGTACCCCGCCAGGATCACCTCGTCGGTGGTGACGGCGTCGATGGCGCCGTTCTTCAACGCCTCGATGCACGCCGAGTAGGTGTCGTACTGCTGCAGTTGCACGCCGGGGTAGGTGTCCTTGATGCGTTGTGCAGGCGTCGAACCCGACACCGAGCACAGCTTCTTGTTGTTCTGCAGCGAGTCCGCGCCGGTGATGTCGGTGTCGTCGGCCTTGACGAGCAGGCTCTGCCCGGTGACGAGATAGGGCCCGACGAAGGACACCTTCTCCTTGCGGGCGTCGGTGATGGAGTAGGTGGCGGTGATGAACGTCACCTGACCGTTCTGGATCAGCGTCTCGCGCTGGGCCGACGGCGACTCCTTCCACTCGATCTTGTCGGGGGAGTACCCGAGCTCCTTGGCGACGTAGGTGGAGACGTCGACGTCGAAGCCGCTCATGGTGCCGTCGGGATTCTTCAGCCCGAGGCCGGGCTGATCGAACTTCGTGCCGATGACGATCTTGCCGTCGTCACCGCCGGAGCCGCCGCCGCAGGCGGTGAGCGACAGTGGCAACGCGAGGGCGAGCGCCAGCACCGCGGCCACCCGGTATCGCAGAGACGTCATGAACAGTTCCTTTCGCCGAGCGTTCAGTGGTCGAGGATCTTGCCGAGGAAGTCCCTGGCGCGGTCGGATCTGGGGTTGGCGAAGAACTGCTCCGGTGGGGCGTCCTCGACGATCGCGCCGTCGGCCATGAAGACGACGCGGTGGGAGGCGCGCCGGGCGAAGCCCATCTCGTGGGTGACCACGAGCATCGTCATGCCGTCCTCCGCCAGCGAGGTCATCACGGCCAGCACCTCGTTGATCATCTCGGGATCCAGTGCGCTGGTGGGTTCGTCGAACAGCATGACCTTGGGGTTCATCGCCAACGAGCGGGCGATGGCCACGCGCTGCTGCTGACCGCCGGACAGCTGGGCGGGGTACTTGTCGGCCTGGCTGGCGATGCCGACGCGCTCGAGCAGGGTCATCGCGGCGGCGTGCGCCTCCTCCTTGGACTGCTTGCGCACCTTCATGGGCGCCAGCGTGACGTTCTCCACGATCGTCTTGTGCGCGAAGAGGTTGAAGGACTGGAACACCATGCCGACGTCCGAGCGCAGCTGGGCGAGCTTGCGTCCCTCGGTGGGCAGTTCCTCGCCGTCGATCGCGATCGTGCCGGAGTCGATGGGCTCGAGCCGGTTGATGGTCCGGCACAGCGTCGACTTGCCCGAACCGGACGGGCCGAGGACCACGACGACCTGGCCGCGCTCCACGTCGAGGTTGATGTCCTTCAGCACGTGCAGGCTGCCGAAGTGCTTGTCGACGGCCCTCATCGAGATCATCGGCACGGGTTCGGCCGAACGCGCCTGCGACGGGTCGTCCTGCATGTGCACAGACCCTACCCAGGTAACGTCCAGCTTGCTGCACCTCTGTCCCCACCAGGGTGTTTGGCCATTGCACACGCGCCCGTACCATTGGGACGTGACGTCGATGGCAACACGCGAGGTGGGAGTGGCCCACCCGTCGCGCACCTTCCAGGTCCGCACCTACGGCTGTCAGATGAACGTGCACGACTCCGAACGTCTGGCCGGGTTGCTCGAGCAGGCCGGCTACCGCCGTGCCGCCGATGGCGCCGACGCGGACGTCGTGGTGTTCAACACCTGCGCGGTGCGCGAGAACGCCGACAACAAGCTCTACGGCAACATCAGTCACCTGGTGCCCCGCAAGGAGGCCAACCCGGACATGCAGATCGCGGTCGGCGGGTGT
This region includes:
- a CDS encoding DUF3046 domain-containing protein, which produces MRLTEFHELVAGQFGEMRGASLLVDHVLTSLGGRTGAQAIEAGVDPREVWRALCADFDVPRDQW
- a CDS encoding glycosyltransferase, yielding MRVAVVAGPDPGHAFPAIALCLKFLAAGDAPTLLTGAQWLATARAAGIDASELAGLDPVDGDDDADAGAKMHRRAARMAASNVAQLGELAPDLVVSDVITAAGGLAAELLGLPWVELDPHPLYDPSSGLPPVGSGLAPGVGVRGRARDTLLRALTARSVRKGLRQRAQARVGIGLPRSGPGPRRRLIATLPALEVARPDWPAGAVIVGPLHFEPTATVLDVPEGAGPVVVVAPSTAVTGATGLAEVALESLVPGRTLPAGARVVVSRLDGSSAPVPPWAVVGLGRQDHLLAHADLVICGGGHGMVAKTLLAGVPMVIVPGGGDQWEIANRVVRQGSARLIRPLTPDALTTAVADVLASPEYRDAARRARDGIESVVDPVRVCHDAVASPR
- the recA gene encoding recombinase RecA; protein product: MAQAPDREKALELALAQIEKSHGKGSVMRLGEDVRQPISVIPTGSIALDVALGIGGLPRGRVIEIYGPESSGKTTVALHAVANAQAAGGIAAFIDAEHALDPDYAKKLGVDTDSLLVSQPDTGEQALEIADMLIRSGALDILVIDSVAALVPRAEIEGEMGDSHVGLQARLMSQALRKITGALSNSNTTAIFINQLREKIGVMFGSPETTTGGKALKFYASVRLDVRRIETLKDGTDAVGNRTRCKIVKNKMAPPFKQAEFDILYGKGISKEGSLIDMGVEHGFVRKSGSWFTYEGEQLGQGKENARNFLLENPEVAAEIEKKIKEKLGIGAVLTDDSNDKALPAPVDF
- the pgsA gene encoding CDP-diacylglycerol--glycerol-3-phosphate 3-phosphatidyltransferase, which translates into the protein MPTPSDVDPLVPRAGIANVANVLTGIRIVLVPVFLAALFVGDGHQSSWRIVAFIVFATAVITDRFDGAVARSYDMVTEFGKLADPIADKALIGAALIGLSLLGDLPWWVTAVILVREIGVTVLRFAVIRGGVIPASRGGKLKTLVQAVAIGLFVLPLQGQWMTGAWAFMWAAIVLTVVTGVDYVVAAVRGTRP
- the recX gene encoding recombination regulator RecX, whose protein sequence is MTKPCQPPSTSESRDEQAQDPRVREERARDLCLRLLTARARTRAQLAAQLTKRGYPDDVSARVLDRLTDVGLVDDQDFAEQWVRSRHVTAGKGKRALAAELRTKGVDDEVIAEALADVDADAERVRAEQLVADKLRRERLDDPTDDVKVTRRLVGMLARRGYSQSMAFDVVKVAMAGERERRRV
- a CDS encoding amino acid ABC transporter permease codes for the protein MSAHASVLFDSPGPRARARNRVITAITVVVVVAVAWVVYSRLQTKGQLTAAKWEPFLTANLWKTYVLPGVQGTLTAAAVSIVLALALGFLLGVGRLSERAAVRWPCAVVVEFFRAVPVLVMMIFAYFFYATFDLFPSKHLALAGVITGLTLYNGAVIAEIVRAGVHALPRGQAEAAEALGLRWGQSMRAILLPQAVTSMLPVLVSQMVVVLKDTAIGYQITFVEMVRQGTQVGSAYGNYVPALIVIAVLMICVNFALGSFATWLEGRLRRSRRGPDPLHPAPVTQGAFGAGAGGTI
- a CDS encoding amino acid ABC transporter permease, which encodes MEIFTEYQGRIVEAFWTTIQLTVFSAIGALLLGTALAAMRLAPVPMLTWLGSAYVNVVRNTPLTLIILFCSFGLAQTLGITLVDPQSRTSIEDGNFRLAVLGLTVYTAAFVCETVRAGVNTVPLGQAEAARSLGLTFAQNLRIVLLPQAFRAVVIPLGSVLIALTKNTTIASAIGVAEAALLMKEMIENTAALATVGAIFALGFVILTLPLGLVFGWLGRRLSVGRS
- a CDS encoding DUF5313 domain-containing protein, with the translated sequence MTDGSTRTRPNLLQYVGYCYGKRLPSSMRQWVADDLAGPGATVRMMVRVFIPAVLIMLPFWIIPMSLYLHLSTTLPILIPFVFFSHALNKVWRRHMLRKHGLDPSLVDYEARRRNAHVHDAYIEKYGPRSGPPSSHDV
- a CDS encoding limonene-1,2-epoxide hydrolase family protein; the encoded protein is MTDNASVVPALDNKAIVERFLFAVQNEDFAAADALLADDARWQNVGLPTITGRQRIMKLLRSGEGKAGFEVKFHRIASEGTAVLTERTDVLVFKALRLQFWVCGVFEVHDGRITLWRDYFDFLDMLKATVRGLAGVAVPSLRPTL
- a CDS encoding glutamate ABC transporter substrate-binding protein, which encodes MTSLRYRVAAVLALALALPLSLTACGGGSGGDDGKIVIGTKFDQPGLGLKNPDGTMSGFDVDVSTYVAKELGYSPDKIEWKESPSAQRETLIQNGQVTFITATYSITDARKEKVSFVGPYLVTGQSLLVKADDTDITGADSLQNNKKLCSVSGSTPAQRIKDTYPGVQLQQYDTYSACIEALKNGAIDAVTTDEVILAGYAAQSPGTFKLVGQPFSQENYGIGLKKDDTDLQKKISAALTKMESDGSWQAAFDKNLGPAGIPTPAPPALAT
- the pspA gene encoding phage shock protein PspA — encoded protein: MANPFTKGWKYLMALFSSKVDQYADPKVQIQQAIEEAQRQHQGLTQQAASVIGNQRQLEMRLNRQLADIEKLQVNVRQALTLADQATASGDAAKATEYTNAAEAFAAQLVTAEQSVEDLKTLHDQALQAAGQAKKAVEQNSMVLQQKIAERSKLLSQLEQAKMQEQVSASLQSMSQIAAPGNTPSLDEVRDKIERRYANAMGSAELAQNSVQGRMMEIQQASVQMAGHSRLEQIRASMNGEALPSGGSAATPATPAVNPPAASPENPLAQ
- the clgR gene encoding transcriptional regulator ClgR, whose product is MTTLLREVIGDVLRQARQSQGRTLREVSDGARVSLGYLSEVERGRKEASSELLSAICGALEVPLSRVLSDAGESMERLEQAAPRPVGPASTSNIDLSTRVVIPHTVSMAVA
- a CDS encoding amino-acid N-acetyltransferase → MTGAPHTDDLVVRRARTSDVPGIKALVDVYAGKILLEKNLVTLYEAVQEFWVAEVDGELVGCGALHVLWSDLGEVRTVAAHPRMRGRGVGHAVVTKLLDVARELHLKRIFVLTFETEFFGRHGFQEIEGTPVTAEVYDEMCRSYDIGVAEFLDLSYVKPNILGNTRMLLTL
- the pspM gene encoding phage shock envelope stress response protein PspM — translated: MAATGRQEAWRTLVQRGVDTAAEFSDVLAQRLGAAADPRAKLLRKRRWALRAALFFTFSTGLWIAITAVLASWAVIPAWVLPIPASIAVGAAFLATLAVLRYRWLKREPLPAERGSRRLPPWGSAARPPMAALASAERGLFSLLGVMERGRMLPAEELRDVVDAAQRTAATLKATAHEVVSLERAATAAPQSRVHLAPTITAFVGQLDAGVRQYDEMVQAAAQLVSAANSGSMSSSPMSTQRYRHELGTATDRLVGWAQAFDELGHVRGA